One window from the genome of Kaistella carnis encodes:
- a CDS encoding acyl-CoA dehydrogenase family protein: protein MSDTTKTTLKGGEFIIKDIPAAELFSLEELTDEQKMLRESVTEFMERDVIPHRERFENKDYALTEETMRKLGEMGTLGIAVPEEYGGLGMGFVSTMLACDMVSGANGSLATAYGAHTGIGTLPILLYGTEELKQKYLPALATGEKFGAYCLTEPDAGSDANSGKTKAVLSEDGKHYIINGQKMWISNAGFADTFTLFARIEDDKNITGFVINRSELEDPNSMTMGEEEHKLGIRSSSTRQVFFNDMKIPVGNLLGERNNGFKIAINALNAGRIKLAAANIDGQRRITSLAINYANERKQFGVSISTFGAIRKKIAEMSTGIFVSEAGSYRAAKNVEDKIEEFIAGGMSHAEAELSALAEYAVECSILKVYVSDLTQHIADEGIQIYGGMGFSEDAPMEAAWRDSRIGRIYEGTNEINRLLAVGMLIKKTMKGELDLLKPAMAIGKELMGIPSFEVPDYSEYMSEEKALLHNLKKVFLMVAGAALQKYMMEIEKQQHLLLNASEILNQIYMAESAVLRAEKHFDTDSVEAAMARLNLYKAVEAITTAAKEGIVSFAEGDEQRMMLSGLRRFTKYTNMPNVVALTEKVAAHFVEKGSY from the coding sequence ATGAGCGATACAACAAAAACAACACTAAAAGGCGGTGAATTCATCATCAAAGATATTCCTGCTGCAGAACTATTCAGTCTTGAAGAATTAACCGATGAGCAAAAAATGCTTCGGGAGTCGGTAACTGAATTTATGGAAAGAGACGTAATTCCACACAGAGAGCGTTTCGAAAATAAAGATTATGCTTTGACCGAAGAAACCATGCGCAAATTGGGCGAAATGGGAACTTTGGGAATTGCAGTTCCAGAGGAATACGGAGGTCTCGGAATGGGATTCGTGAGTACCATGCTTGCTTGCGACATGGTTTCTGGAGCAAATGGTTCCTTGGCAACTGCTTACGGAGCACACACCGGAATCGGTACCCTTCCTATCCTACTTTACGGAACGGAAGAATTGAAACAAAAATACCTTCCCGCTTTAGCAACCGGTGAAAAATTCGGAGCGTACTGTTTGACAGAACCAGATGCAGGTTCCGATGCGAACTCCGGAAAAACAAAAGCCGTTCTTTCTGAAGATGGAAAACATTACATCATCAACGGACAGAAAATGTGGATCTCGAATGCAGGTTTTGCAGATACATTCACTTTGTTCGCAAGAATTGAAGATGATAAAAATATTACTGGTTTCGTAATCAACCGTTCTGAATTGGAAGATCCAAACAGCATGACGATGGGCGAAGAAGAACACAAATTAGGAATTCGCTCCTCTTCTACGCGTCAGGTTTTCTTTAACGATATGAAAATTCCCGTAGGAAATTTATTGGGAGAAAGAAACAACGGTTTCAAAATCGCCATCAATGCGTTAAATGCAGGTCGAATTAAATTAGCGGCGGCAAATATTGACGGACAAAGAAGAATTACAAGTCTTGCTATTAATTATGCGAACGAAAGAAAACAGTTCGGCGTTTCCATTTCTACTTTCGGGGCGATCCGTAAGAAAATTGCTGAAATGTCAACTGGAATTTTCGTTTCTGAAGCAGGATCTTACCGCGCTGCGAAAAATGTAGAAGATAAAATCGAAGAATTCATTGCAGGTGGAATGTCTCACGCAGAAGCAGAATTAAGCGCTTTGGCAGAATATGCGGTGGAATGTTCTATTCTAAAAGTGTACGTTTCGGATCTGACGCAACATATCGCGGATGAAGGAATTCAGATCTACGGTGGAATGGGATTCTCTGAAGATGCTCCAATGGAAGCAGCATGGAGAGATTCCAGAATCGGTAGAATTTACGAAGGAACCAACGAAATCAACCGACTACTTGCCGTAGGAATGTTGATTAAGAAGACCATGAAAGGCGAACTTGATCTCTTGAAACCAGCTATGGCGATCGGAAAAGAATTGATGGGAATTCCATCTTTTGAAGTTCCAGATTATTCAGAATATATGTCTGAAGAAAAAGCACTTCTTCACAACTTGAAAAAAGTATTCTTAATGGTTGCCGGAGCAGCGCTTCAGAAATACATGATGGAAATCGAAAAACAGCAGCATCTTTTATTAAATGCCTCTGAAATTTTGAACCAAATCTATATGGCAGAATCTGCAGTTTTAAGAGCAGAAAAACATTTCGATACCGATTCTGTAGAAGCAGCAATGGCGAGATTAAATCTTTACAAAGCCGTGGAAGCAATTACCACCGCAGCGAAAGAAGGAATCGTATCTTTTGCAGAAGGCGACGAACAGCGCATGATGCTTTCTGGCTTACGCAGATTTACAAAATACACCAATATGCCAAATGTAGTTGCCTTAACTGAAAAAGTTGCAGCCCATTTCGTGGAAAAAGGATCTTACTAG
- a CDS encoding GxxExxY protein — MELSENELSKIVFELGLKIHRRLGAGLFENVYEECLFYELQKSGLKAEKQKVYPMIYDELKIENAFRIDIIVENKLILEIKAVEFLNDTHKAQLLTYLKMTGCRLGLLINFRTDVFKNGVKRVVNGLPE, encoded by the coding sequence ATGGAATTAAGCGAAAATGAACTTTCAAAAATTGTATTTGAATTGGGTTTAAAAATTCATCGACGATTAGGTGCCGGTCTTTTTGAAAATGTTTATGAAGAATGTCTCTTTTACGAGTTACAGAAATCTGGTCTAAAAGCAGAAAAGCAAAAAGTTTACCCAATGATTTATGATGAATTGAAAATCGAAAACGCATTCAGAATTGATATCATTGTGGAGAATAAATTAATTCTGGAAATTAAAGCTGTAGAATTTCTGAATGATACACACAAAGCTCAACTTTTAACTTATTTAAAAATGACAGGATGCAGATTAGGTCTATTAATAAATTTTAGAACCGATGTCTTTAAGAACGGAGTTAAACGAGTCGTCAACGGTTTACCGGAGTAA
- a CDS encoding ferredoxin--NADP reductase, whose protein sequence is MENLVPKARQIEFHRLKLAKKQELTKNTFSLEFEIPSELASQYDFEAGQYITLKFESEGKIIQKDFSMTSAPFEKVITLGIKINSEESFANTLFQNLKVGDEVEVSEPRGRFTLIAKPHEFRTIVAFAGGIGITPILSHLKNILRTEHRTRLFLFYGNRTKKEVAFKQELEELVQKYPDRLEIHYFYSQEKVGNGLFEGRLDAKKVALIINQILQLDDTDEESTIWDAVDAVLICGKGEMIKSIANACYHHGILKKNIHFELFEEFNEDIYPIEKEFPLINDISVDFKLFNNEYSTTLKDNKIKLLQQLLIQKFPVPYSCKSGICGSCECILEEGEVELLENEYLTTKEEASGRILACMSVVLSKKIKVNFDLN, encoded by the coding sequence ATGGAAAATCTAGTACCAAAAGCCAGACAAATAGAATTTCACCGCCTAAAATTAGCGAAAAAGCAAGAACTGACCAAAAATACCTTTTCGCTTGAATTTGAAATTCCTTCTGAACTCGCGTCTCAATATGATTTTGAAGCCGGGCAATATATAACTCTAAAATTTGAATCTGAAGGCAAAATTATTCAAAAGGATTTTTCAATGACCTCGGCACCATTTGAAAAAGTAATTACCTTAGGAATTAAAATCAACAGCGAGGAAAGTTTCGCAAATACCCTTTTTCAAAATCTGAAAGTAGGGGATGAAGTAGAAGTTTCGGAACCCCGGGGACGCTTTACTTTGATTGCGAAACCGCATGAATTTAGGACGATCGTGGCCTTCGCCGGTGGAATTGGAATTACCCCAATTTTGAGTCATCTTAAAAATATTTTACGCACCGAACATCGAACACGTCTTTTTCTTTTCTATGGAAATCGGACTAAAAAAGAAGTGGCTTTTAAACAAGAACTTGAAGAATTGGTTCAGAAATACCCGGATCGATTAGAAATTCATTACTTTTATTCTCAGGAAAAAGTTGGCAACGGACTTTTTGAAGGACGATTAGATGCTAAAAAGGTCGCACTCATCATCAATCAAATTTTGCAGTTAGATGATACTGATGAAGAAAGTACAATTTGGGATGCCGTAGATGCCGTTTTGATCTGTGGAAAAGGAGAAATGATAAAATCAATAGCCAACGCCTGTTATCACCACGGTATTTTAAAGAAAAATATTCATTTTGAATTGTTTGAAGAATTTAATGAAGATATTTATCCCATTGAAAAAGAGTTTCCTTTAATTAATGATATCTCGGTTGATTTTAAACTTTTTAACAATGAATATTCCACAACTTTAAAGGACAATAAAATAAAGTTGTTGCAACAACTTTTAATTCAGAAATTTCCTGTTCCTTATTCCTGTAAATCCGGAATTTGTGGGAGTTGCGAATGTATCTTAGAAGAAGGAGAAGTAGAATTATTGGAAAATGAATATCTGACCACGAAAGAAGAGGCTTCCGGAAGAATATTGGCCTGTATGTCCGTCGTTTTAAGTAAAAAAATTAAAGTTAATTTTGATTTAAATTAA
- a CDS encoding MarR family winged helix-turn-helix transcriptional regulator yields the protein MNKTNNEKVENVDLILKSTWLAVSKMYSELAQDHDATAVQALTLLKIDPKEGTRSTNLGPKMAIEPTSLTRIIKLLEDNGYIYKEKTTNDKREVIIKLTDKGLNSRNLSKEVVVNFNKKVIEKIPAEKMEIFKEVMTDILKIANELNNKK from the coding sequence ATGAACAAAACGAACAATGAAAAAGTAGAGAACGTCGATCTCATTCTGAAATCGACCTGGCTTGCTGTTTCGAAAATGTATTCGGAACTGGCGCAGGACCATGATGCAACTGCTGTACAGGCTTTGACTCTTTTAAAGATTGATCCGAAGGAAGGAACACGAAGTACGAATCTGGGTCCCAAAATGGCCATTGAACCAACGTCTTTAACCAGAATTATTAAACTTCTGGAAGACAATGGCTATATCTACAAAGAAAAAACCACGAACGACAAAAGAGAAGTTATCATTAAATTAACCGATAAAGGCTTAAATAGCCGAAACTTATCTAAAGAAGTTGTCGTGAATTTCAATAAGAAAGTAATTGAGAAAATCCCTGCTGAAAAGATGGAAATTTTTAAGGAAGTGATGACCGACATTCTCAAAATTGCAAACGAATTAAATAACAAAAAATAA
- a CDS encoding 3-hydroxyacyl-CoA dehydrogenase/enoyl-CoA hydratase family protein encodes MKRRIKHVTVLGSGIMGSGIAAHFANIGVQVLLLDIVPFELTEAEQKKGLTKEDKMVRNRIAAENFVKLQKSSPALLYSPKFAERITVGNFDDDLEKIKKTDWIIEVVVERLDIKKSVYEKIEQFRKPGTLVSSNTSGIPIHFLIEGRSDDFKKYFAGTHFFNPVRYLPLLEIIPTPETDPEIVKFYMEYGAKFLGKATVEAKDTPAFIANRIGVFSIMNLLHEVQNLGLNVSDIDKLTGPVIGRPKSATFRTADVVGLDTLVMVANGVSQSGAEANDFNDVFKLPKYIQTMVDNKWLGSKTEQGFYKKVKNAEGKSEIQGLNLDTMEYELQGKSDFPTLELTKSIDKPIDRFKVLIGGKDKAGELYRKTLGALFAYVSHKVPEISDELYKIDDAMRAGFGWENGPFEIWDAVGVQKGIELAKEAGYEVSDWVKNVATFYKVNEEGQSIYFDKNSGNYNNIPGQESFIILDNIRKNKTLWSNSGSSIQDLGDGIINFEIHSKMNSLGGEVLDGLNRAIDLAEKEYDGLVIGNQGANFSVGANLAMILMMAIDQDWDDLNMAIAYFQKSMMRVRYSSIPVVVAPHGMTLGGGCEMTMHADRVVAAAETYIGLVETGVGVIPGGGGTKEMALRVSREFHSDDVKNNRLRDMFMNIAMGQVATSAYEAYDMGILENHKDIVVVNKNRQIKTAKMLALSLAEHGYTQPIEQKVKVLGRDALGMFLVGTDQMLTGKYISEHDKLIADKLANVLVGGNLSEPTIVTEQYLLNLERETFLQLCGERKTLERIQFMLTKGKPLRN; translated from the coding sequence ATGAAACGACGAATTAAACACGTAACGGTTCTTGGTTCAGGAATTATGGGTTCCGGTATCGCAGCACATTTCGCCAACATCGGCGTACAAGTGCTTTTATTAGATATCGTGCCTTTTGAACTTACAGAAGCTGAACAGAAAAAAGGTCTGACCAAAGAAGATAAAATGGTTCGAAACAGAATCGCTGCCGAAAACTTTGTGAAATTACAGAAATCAAGTCCGGCACTTTTGTACTCTCCGAAATTTGCGGAAAGAATCACGGTTGGAAACTTTGATGATGATTTAGAAAAAATCAAAAAAACCGACTGGATTATTGAGGTTGTGGTTGAAAGACTTGACATTAAAAAATCGGTTTACGAAAAAATCGAACAGTTTAGAAAACCTGGAACTTTAGTTTCTTCGAATACGTCCGGAATTCCAATTCATTTCTTGATTGAAGGCAGAAGTGATGATTTCAAAAAATATTTCGCAGGAACGCATTTCTTTAACCCAGTAAGATATTTACCACTTTTAGAAATTATTCCGACGCCGGAAACTGATCCTGAAATCGTTAAATTCTATATGGAATATGGCGCGAAATTCTTAGGAAAAGCCACCGTAGAAGCAAAAGATACTCCAGCATTTATTGCGAACAGAATTGGAGTTTTCTCTATTATGAATTTACTTCATGAAGTTCAAAACCTAGGATTAAACGTTTCTGATATTGATAAATTAACCGGTCCGGTAATCGGTCGTCCGAAATCTGCAACCTTCAGAACTGCTGATGTTGTTGGATTGGATACTTTGGTCATGGTTGCGAACGGAGTAAGTCAAAGTGGTGCTGAGGCCAACGATTTCAATGATGTTTTCAAACTTCCGAAATACATCCAAACCATGGTTGATAACAAATGGTTGGGTTCAAAAACGGAACAAGGTTTTTACAAAAAAGTGAAAAATGCCGAAGGTAAATCTGAAATTCAAGGTTTGAATTTGGATACGATGGAGTACGAACTTCAAGGTAAATCGGACTTCCCTACTCTGGAATTAACGAAATCTATCGATAAACCAATCGACCGTTTCAAAGTTCTTATCGGTGGAAAAGATAAAGCCGGAGAATTATATAGAAAAACCTTAGGAGCTTTGTTCGCTTACGTTTCTCATAAAGTTCCGGAAATCTCTGATGAATTGTACAAGATTGACGACGCAATGCGTGCAGGTTTCGGTTGGGAAAATGGACCCTTCGAAATTTGGGATGCAGTAGGTGTTCAAAAAGGAATTGAACTGGCTAAAGAAGCCGGTTATGAAGTTTCTGATTGGGTGAAAAACGTAGCAACTTTCTATAAAGTAAACGAAGAAGGTCAAAGTATTTACTTCGACAAAAACTCTGGAAACTATAATAATATTCCGGGTCAGGAATCTTTTATCATTCTTGATAACATCAGAAAAAACAAAACCCTTTGGAGTAATTCAGGTTCCTCAATTCAGGATTTGGGCGATGGAATTATCAACTTTGAAATCCACTCTAAAATGAACTCTTTAGGAGGTGAAGTTTTAGATGGTTTAAACAGAGCCATCGACTTAGCCGAAAAGGAATATGATGGATTAGTGATCGGAAATCAAGGAGCAAACTTCTCTGTTGGAGCGAATTTAGCCATGATCTTAATGATGGCAATCGATCAGGATTGGGATGATTTAAATATGGCAATTGCCTATTTCCAAAAATCGATGATGCGCGTTCGTTATTCCTCAATTCCTGTTGTTGTTGCTCCACACGGAATGACTTTAGGTGGTGGTTGCGAAATGACAATGCATGCTGATCGCGTTGTTGCAGCAGCAGAAACCTATATTGGATTAGTGGAAACTGGTGTCGGTGTAATTCCTGGCGGTGGTGGAACGAAAGAAATGGCGTTGAGAGTTTCCCGAGAATTCCATTCTGATGATGTTAAAAATAACCGACTTCGTGATATGTTCATGAATATTGCGATGGGTCAAGTGGCAACTTCTGCTTACGAAGCCTACGATATGGGAATTCTTGAAAACCATAAAGATATCGTAGTTGTGAATAAAAACCGTCAGATTAAAACTGCGAAAATGCTCGCTTTAAGTTTAGCGGAACACGGTTACACACAACCGATTGAACAAAAAGTAAAAGTGTTAGGACGTGATGCATTAGGAATGTTCTTAGTTGGAACCGATCAAATGTTAACCGGGAAATATATTTCTGAGCACGATAAACTTATTGCTGACAAATTAGCGAATGTTCTAGTCGGTGGAAATCTTTCTGAACCAACAATTGTAACTGAACAGTATCTATTGAATCTGGAAAGAGAAACCTTCCTACAACTTTGTGGTGAGAGAAAAACTTTGGAAAGAATCCAGTTTATGTTAACGAAAGGGAAACCACTTAGAAACTAA
- a CDS encoding four helix bundle protein — protein sequence MSDFKRHNFKKLKIWHMAMEIAKNISDITIAFPPFENFGMRSQMDRCSVSIVSNVAEGSSRTNKSFSHFLDMSLGSSFELQTQLILANYKKYISDEFTVSLESKIEEFQRATMVFQNTLKD from the coding sequence ATGAGCGATTTTAAAAGACATAATTTCAAGAAATTGAAAATTTGGCATATGGCTATGGAAATTGCGAAAAATATTTCAGATATCACTATCGCCTTTCCTCCATTTGAAAATTTTGGAATGCGAAGTCAGATGGATAGATGTTCGGTTTCAATTGTATCAAATGTAGCCGAAGGTTCAAGTAGAACTAACAAATCTTTCAGTCATTTCCTAGATATGTCTTTAGGTTCATCTTTTGAATTGCAAACCCAACTTATTTTAGCAAACTATAAAAAATATATTTCTGATGAATTTACTGTTTCATTAGAAAGTAAAATTGAAGAATTTCAACGTGCTACGATGGTTTTCCAAAACACTTTAAAAGACTAA
- a CDS encoding acetyl-CoA C-acyltransferase, which yields MSKQAYIIKGFRTAVGKAPKGSLRFTRPDVMAATVIETLMAAVPQLDKNRIDDLIVGNAMPEAEQGLNVARLISLMGLNTDQVPGVTVNRYCASGSEAIAIASAKIQAGMADCIIAGGTESMSYIPMGGYKPVPESDMAKSNPDYYWGMGYTAEEVANQFKISREEQDQFSFESHQKALKANETGRFKDQIVPIPVEYNYLDENQKMQTKKYDFSVDEGPRKDTSLEGLAKLRPVFANGGSVTAGNSSQMSDGAAFVIVMSEEMVKELGLEPEARLVAYAAAGLEPRIMGMGPLYAVPKALKQAGLELKDIDLIELNEAFASQSVALKKELNLNPDILNVNGGAIALGHPLGCTGTKLTVQLLDEMRKRGNMKYGMVTMCVGTGQGAASIFELL from the coding sequence ATGTCAAAACAAGCATATATAATTAAAGGGTTCAGAACGGCCGTTGGTAAAGCACCAAAAGGTAGTTTGAGATTTACAAGACCCGACGTCATGGCAGCAACCGTTATCGAAACGTTAATGGCTGCAGTACCGCAGTTAGATAAAAACAGAATCGACGATTTGATCGTTGGTAATGCAATGCCGGAAGCAGAACAAGGTTTGAACGTGGCGCGTTTAATTTCCTTAATGGGATTAAATACCGATCAAGTTCCGGGTGTTACGGTGAACAGATATTGCGCTTCCGGATCTGAAGCGATTGCTATCGCGTCTGCGAAAATCCAGGCGGGAATGGCTGATTGCATCATCGCAGGTGGAACAGAATCGATGTCTTACATTCCGATGGGTGGTTACAAACCGGTTCCGGAAAGTGATATGGCAAAATCCAATCCTGATTATTATTGGGGAATGGGTTATACGGCGGAAGAGGTTGCAAATCAATTTAAAATTTCCCGCGAAGAGCAGGATCAGTTTTCTTTTGAATCTCACCAAAAAGCCTTGAAAGCAAATGAAACTGGCCGATTCAAAGATCAGATCGTTCCGATTCCGGTAGAATACAATTACCTGGACGAGAACCAAAAAATGCAGACCAAGAAATATGACTTTTCGGTGGATGAAGGTCCGAGAAAAGATACGAGTTTAGAAGGTTTGGCAAAATTACGTCCGGTTTTTGCAAACGGCGGATCCGTAACGGCAGGAAACTCTTCTCAAATGAGTGACGGTGCGGCATTCGTAATTGTAATGTCGGAGGAAATGGTGAAAGAATTAGGTTTGGAACCGGAAGCGAGATTAGTTGCCTATGCAGCAGCAGGTTTAGAACCGAGAATCATGGGAATGGGTCCATTATACGCTGTTCCAAAAGCATTAAAACAAGCCGGTTTAGAATTAAAAGACATCGATTTAATTGAATTGAATGAAGCGTTTGCTTCTCAATCGGTGGCTTTGAAAAAAGAATTGAATCTAAATCCAGATATCTTAAATGTAAACGGCGGTGCCATCGCACTAGGACATCCACTTGGTTGTACCGGAACAAAATTAACCGTTCAACTTCTAGACGAAATGCGCAAGCGTGGCAATATGAAATACGGGATGGTAACGATGTGCGTAGGAACGGGACAGGGAGCAGCGAGTATTTTCGAGCTTCTCTAA
- a CDS encoding iron ABC transporter permease — translation MTKNFKLITIFIVLGILISIVVNLNVGFMDLNFSDFFSSSSENSQIAQLRINRILVMMLAGISIPTSGFLLQEYFQNPLAGPSVLGITSVASLTVAFYIFFSKDFILSEFLQNSFLSFSAIGGSLFLMVILLAFAGRFQDKSFLIIFGFLISALAGAVVSILQFYAENQSLKNYILWSFGANNQVSKNQIIVLSMIILIGLVLSFKTIKPLIGNSLGTAYAQSLGVNLKNLKYLVIISSSLLSASVTAFLGPILFIGIVVPHFCRMLFNPAKLWQQWILNMLLGILIMEFFSIISESTQFPLNVITSLFGIPVILTMMLKKSKA, via the coding sequence ATGACTAAAAATTTCAAATTGATCACCATTTTTATCGTCCTCGGAATTTTGATTTCGATCGTGGTGAATTTGAATGTCGGTTTTATGGATTTGAATTTTTCGGATTTTTTTTCCTCCAGTTCTGAAAATTCTCAAATTGCTCAACTTCGTATCAATCGTATTTTGGTGATGATGTTGGCGGGAATTTCAATTCCGACTTCGGGATTTTTATTGCAGGAATATTTTCAGAATCCTTTGGCTGGTCCTTCCGTTTTAGGAATTACGTCTGTAGCGAGTTTGACTGTCGCCTTTTATATTTTCTTTTCTAAAGATTTCATACTCTCAGAATTTTTACAAAATAGCTTTTTAAGTTTTTCAGCGATTGGCGGAAGTTTATTTTTAATGGTCATTCTATTGGCGTTCGCCGGGCGCTTTCAGGACAAATCCTTTCTGATTATTTTCGGATTTTTGATCTCTGCTTTAGCCGGCGCTGTTGTTTCTATTTTGCAGTTTTATGCTGAAAATCAAAGTTTAAAAAATTATATTCTCTGGAGTTTTGGTGCGAATAATCAGGTTTCGAAAAATCAGATTATTGTCCTTTCAATGATCATTTTGATCGGATTAGTATTGAGTTTCAAAACCATCAAACCTTTGATTGGAAATTCCTTAGGAACGGCTTATGCCCAGAGTTTAGGAGTTAATTTGAAAAACTTAAAGTATCTAGTCATTATTTCATCGTCGCTTTTATCGGCGTCGGTAACCGCATTTTTGGGTCCTATTTTATTTATCGGAATTGTGGTTCCGCATTTTTGCAGAATGCTTTTTAATCCGGCAAAACTCTGGCAACAATGGATTTTAAACATGTTATTAGGAATATTAATTATGGAATTCTTTTCAATTATTTCTGAATCCACGCAGTTTCCTTTGAATGTGATTACGTCGTTATTTGGAATTCCTGTGATTTTGACGATGATGTTGAAAAAATCTAAAGCTTAA
- a CDS encoding ABC transporter ATP-binding protein, with protein sequence MFLQLKNTTIGYKTPLLKEVNTSLALGEICLLIGNNGVGKTTLIKTILNQTDLLKGEVLLNGIKTEMLSSKEMAEQVAVVFSKSQIPANYTLRDLISFGKYIHYPYYFELKESDQQEVEEIIESLNLSQYRDFQLSQLSDGNLQKAFIGRALAQNSPMIILDEPTTHLDEENKIIILKLLRNLAKTQNKLILFSSHDWRLAKEFADKIWLISNEKLHAGITEEILLNHNELLNPNIFHFNEGFVAPQIFAPELHTEMLYSFLQKNFKTDLSAVKFTFTEPFWEISNNHIQYKCDSFEEIAEFLRNLH encoded by the coding sequence ATGTTTCTACAATTAAAAAACACAACAATTGGTTATAAAACTCCTTTACTTAAAGAAGTTAATACTAGCTTGGCTTTAGGTGAGATCTGTCTTTTAATTGGAAACAACGGCGTTGGGAAAACAACTTTAATTAAAACTATTCTTAATCAAACTGATTTATTAAAAGGTGAAGTTTTACTCAATGGAATAAAGACGGAAATGCTTTCATCCAAAGAAATGGCAGAACAAGTTGCGGTTGTTTTTTCAAAGTCGCAAATTCCAGCCAATTATACCTTACGCGATTTAATTTCTTTCGGGAAATACATTCATTATCCTTATTATTTTGAACTGAAAGAATCTGATCAACAGGAAGTTGAAGAAATTATTGAAAGCCTGAATTTAAGTCAATATCGAGATTTTCAGTTGAGTCAACTTTCAGATGGCAATCTTCAGAAAGCATTCATTGGTCGCGCTTTAGCACAGAACTCACCGATGATTATTTTAGATGAACCAACAACGCATTTAGATGAAGAAAACAAAATCATTATTCTTAAATTACTTCGGAATTTAGCGAAAACGCAAAATAAACTCATCCTCTTTTCTTCGCACGACTGGAGATTAGCAAAAGAATTTGCCGACAAAATATGGCTTATCAGCAATGAAAAACTTCACGCTGGAATTACAGAAGAGATTCTTTTAAACCATAACGAATTACTCAATCCAAACATTTTTCATTTTAACGAAGGATTTGTTGCGCCACAAATTTTCGCACCGGAATTACATACAGAAATGCTCTACTCTTTTCTGCAAAAAAACTTCAAAACTGATCTGTCCGCAGTTAAATTTACGTTTACCGAACCATTTTGGGAGATTTCAAACAATCATATTCAATATAAATGTGATTCTTTTGAAGAAATTGCTGAATTCCTTCGAAACCTTCATTAA
- a CDS encoding TlpA family protein disulfide reductase — MKKLILSVLFISALSACNKETKVSESSNSTTDSTMIVDSANEEVSTAAFKKVEWTPEETSKMLGKQNNDTLYVTNFFATWCGPCVKEIPHFKAKMAEMKSQPVKFTFVSLDDKKDWDGAVPKFVAEHGLENHVVLLDGSALGTEFFPANFKQWDGGAIPFTFMRKGDKTDETLGSMSEEMLTEKLNSFQ, encoded by the coding sequence ATGAAAAAGTTAATTTTAAGCGTATTGTTTATTTCAGCATTATCGGCTTGTAATAAGGAAACGAAAGTAAGCGAATCAAGTAATTCTACTACCGATTCTACTATGATTGTTGATTCTGCAAATGAAGAAGTTTCAACTGCTGCTTTCAAAAAAGTAGAATGGACTCCGGAGGAAACGTCGAAAATGTTGGGAAAACAAAATAATGATACACTATATGTGACCAACTTTTTCGCAACTTGGTGTGGACCTTGTGTAAAAGAAATTCCACATTTTAAGGCAAAAATGGCCGAAATGAAATCGCAGCCCGTTAAATTTACTTTTGTAAGTTTAGACGATAAAAAAGATTGGGACGGTGCCGTACCAAAATTTGTGGCAGAACATGGACTGGAAAATCATGTGGTTCTTCTGGATGGTTCAGCACTTGGTACCGAATTTTTTCCCGCCAACTTTAAACAATGGGACGGCGGCGCAATTCCCTTTACTTTTATGAGAAAAGGTGATAAAACCGATGAGACTTTAGGTTCAATGAGCGAAGAAATGTTGACGGAAAAACTGAATTCTTTTCAATAA